The DNA segment AACCTACCTGTCTTAGCTGATGATTCAGGACTTGTAATTAAATACCTACATGGTGCCCCTGGCATTTATTCAGCTCGTTATAGTGGCGAACATGGTAATAGCCAAAAGAATATTAAACGTGTACTAAGTGAATTAGAAGGCGTAGAAGGCCTTAACCGTCAAGCTTACTTTCATTGTTCTTTAGTTTTAATGAAACACCAAAAAGATCCAGATCCAATTATTACTCAAGGTCACTGGTATGGAAAAATTCTTACTCAAGCACAAGGCAATGGTGGCTTTGGTTATGACCCAATATTTTATGTACCTACACACTTAATGAGTGCTGCAGAATTAACTTCAGATGTTAAAAATAAAATAAGTCATCGTGCACAGGCATTAGAAAAATTATTAGAACAAGTTTAATCTAAGTCATTGTTGAACTTGCAATACAATATTGTGCAATAAAATAAGTTAGTAAAATAATCGCTTGCGCTTGTTTAAATGAAAATCGAAATTTATCAATTGCTAAAACTGTATCAGATAACCCAAACAATATCACTCCAATAAAGATAAACCACGGTCCACCATTAAGCCACCAAACACAGGCAAACCAAATCATCACAAGAATAACACAAATATAAATCATTACAGGGAGTTTAAATTCATCCAATTTTGGATATAAATAGTAAAATATAGCTAACCCATATATCACTAGAGGGATTAATAGCCAATATTCAAAAGCATAAATATGAAAGTACAAAGCGAGTATATAAACTAAATGTGCCATTAAAAATGCAGCTAAACCAAAAACAAAACGATCTTGTGGCAACATCAAAAAGACATCACCGATCAAAGAAAAAATAAGCCCAATAACGATTAAATCAGCATACCACTGACTGTGAACTTTTGCAGTTAATATATAGACAATAATTATAACGATTGTTGCAGGTTTAAATAGGTAAAGCATATAACGATTACGATAGTTTCCTATAACTGCTAAAATCATCGATATAAAAATTAAAACACTTAAAATCATCTATATTGACCTAGGTTTGTGAATGATTTAATTTTTCAAGCACAATTTGCTTTGCTTTACCATAATCACATTTTCCTGAACCCAGTTTAGGAATTTCATCAATATAATAATACTCTCTTGGTTTTAATAAATTATTCATGTTAGAAGCATCTACTTTTGATTTAATACCCTCAGGAGATATTTCAAAATTATACAGTAATGATATTTTTTCACCTTTTTTAATATCTGGCGTTGCAACTGCTAAAAATTCATAGTCTTCGTTATACCCAAATAATTCCTTCATAGCATCTTCAACTGCCATTAAGGAAACCATCTCACCTGCTAATTTTGCAAACCTAGAATATCTATCTGCTATAAATAAATTACCTTTATCATCTAAATAGCCTTTATCACCTGTCATATACCAACGAATTCGATCACGAATAAAAATAACTTCTTTGGTTTTTTGAGGGTTATTTAGATAGCCTTTCATAACATTAACTCCCCCCATTGTAATCATACCTGCTTCACCTTGAGGTAATTCTTGGTGCGTGTCAGGATCAATAATCATAAAGCGTGCACCTGGTGCACTTCTACCAACTGAGCCAACTAAATTTCGATCTTCTGCTTCTGTATTCACTTGATTACATGATGCAACAGGTGATAACTCAGTTGCACCATAACCTTCATAAATTGTTTTAGAAAAACGTTTTTCAAACATTTCTCTTACCTCGCTTTGTAATTTCTCAGCACCGGCAACAACAAAGCGTAAACTCTCAAATTGCTTTGGATCAATTTGGCGACAACGAGAATACAATCTAAAAAATGTTGAGGTACCACAAATCATCGTTAACTTGTATTTTTCAATTAATTGGGCAACCATCTCACCATCAGTTGGATCAGGATGACAAACCATAAAAATACCCTCAACTAAAGGTAAAAGCGTTGTTGCAGTTAAACCAAATGCATGAAAAGTTGGTAAAATACTAACTACTGAGTCCTCACTTGTAGGTTCTAATAAAACCATTGACTGCTTAATATTACCAATGATGTTTTTCTGAGTTAACTCAACGCCTTTAGGCAAACCTTCACTACCACTACTAAATAAAATTACAGCAGCATGATCAATAGAAACTTTTTTAACAAACTTACGAATTAAATGCTCAGAGGAAAAGAGTTTAACTCTTAATAAATTAATTAATAAGGATAGTTTATCAATTTGTGCTTTAACATCTTCTAGTAAAACTATACGACATTGATTAAATACTTCTTCTAAATAAAAGCCTTTTTCCTTTAATTGTTCAATAAAACGTCCAGAAGTTAAAATCGTTTTAATGCCTGCTTCTTCTATAGCTGCATTTAAGGCGACAGGTGAAGCGGTATAATTTAAATTTACCATTGTTTTACCATTTAACAGCACACTGACAATTGCAAGAGAGCCACCTGCACTTGG comes from the bacterium SCSIO 12844 genome and includes:
- the rdgB gene encoding RdgB/HAM1 family non-canonical purine NTP pyrophosphatase; this encodes MLKIVFASSNQGKIKEINQLFKPLNINVISQREFNVPDAEETGLTFVENAILKARHCSQYTNLPVLADDSGLVIKYLHGAPGIYSARYSGEHGNSQKNIKRVLSELEGVEGLNRQAYFHCSLVLMKHQKDPDPIITQGHWYGKILTQAQGNGGFGYDPIFYVPTHLMSAAELTSDVKNKISHRAQALEKLLEQV
- a CDS encoding lysoplasmalogenase; translated protein: MILSVLIFISMILAVIGNYRNRYMLYLFKPATIVIIIVYILTAKVHSQWYADLIVIGLIFSLIGDVFLMLPQDRFVFGLAAFLMAHLVYILALYFHIYAFEYWLLIPLVIYGLAIFYYLYPKLDEFKLPVMIYICVILVMIWFACVWWLNGGPWFIFIGVILFGLSDTVLAIDKFRFSFKQAQAIILLTYFIAQYCIASSTMT
- a CDS encoding AMP-binding protein, with the translated sequence MELLIFIIIIIVAFGFCCWFIWPRYTLWWLLQYQNSQEYEPNFHHVNYISGDTPKIILASHLNLFIAVLIKKITQREIIMAFDLMLKRGRWINKLLKKCQISLISNSQISNWNKRGVLIVSEDQYEKVKNFSLPMIPLRVCGTHHVRYVKDRNIKRWLHLSFFEPLSHNLSKVERKELLETYDIYAWEHYISLMPTLPELWINQMKARAKKLVVADSTGVELSGQKMLVAGLTMSKFVEPYMREQERIGICLPPSAGGSLAIVSVLLNGKTMVNLNYTASPVALNAAIEEAGIKTILTSGRFIEQLKEKGFYLEEVFNQCRIVLLEDVKAQIDKLSLLINLLRVKLFSSEHLIRKFVKKVSIDHAAVILFSSGSEGLPKGVELTQKNIIGNIKQSMVLLEPTSEDSVVSILPTFHAFGLTATTLLPLVEGIFMVCHPDPTDGEMVAQLIEKYKLTMICGTSTFFRLYSRCRQIDPKQFESLRFVVAGAEKLQSEVREMFEKRFSKTIYEGYGATELSPVASCNQVNTEAEDRNLVGSVGRSAPGARFMIIDPDTHQELPQGEAGMITMGGVNVMKGYLNNPQKTKEVIFIRDRIRWYMTGDKGYLDDKGNLFIADRYSRFAKLAGEMVSLMAVEDAMKELFGYNEDYEFLAVATPDIKKGEKISLLYNFEISPEGIKSKVDASNMNNLLKPREYYYIDEIPKLGSGKCDYGKAKQIVLEKLNHSQT